In the Opitutia bacterium genome, one interval contains:
- a CDS encoding ABC transporter permease, with the protein MMTLRLAFRSLLRNPGFTATVVLVLALGIGATTAIFSVIHAVLLHPFPYKQGNEILFVASMRTTEPDSQFSVTYPDFLDWQKAAQSTEELVYAGADAVTLTGIPEPASLRNATISSGAWSLLGMQPILGRVFTADEDRPSATPVVVLSHATWKNRFASDPAILNRIIQLNGVAHTVIGVMPPNFKFWAGDIWTPVGLNAGTPILQSRVLRTDAWVVTRPKPGKTMEDVRAELNVIAAQIAQQHPDTNKDVGVRLERLAANTGSQLRDPLMILLAAVGGVLLIACANVANLLLARTTARRREFALRAALGADRGQLLRQTLLEGVPLALLGGLAGVVLAYWGLEAILAVIPADAVPAESEIRVNGLVLLFSLAVTLGTLLLFALFPALEGSRAALAPGLADDARGTASARTGRVRSGLIVAEVALSLMLLVAAGLLLRNFARLQRVDLGFDREHLLVIPIQLPESRYASTEQSTQFFEAAVERLRQLPVVASVAHSTNVPMMGGSGMPLVVEGKTYNSLDDLQSVQFTFGTADLLRAQGIRLKRGRGLEPTDTAGSQPVILLNEAAVKRFLPDGDPLGKRVMLGVPEHLNKGGILPSELSKTQWATVVGVVENVRHFGPVSSDIFSAYAPLRQAWDFPPLRRAGFLLVRTKGAPLDAVPMVRSTLRALDPNLPVERITTMDLTLRDFLRGTRFNTLLLGLFAGTALALAAVGIYGVVAWNVTQRTREIGVRLALGAEPRAILRLVISQSMRVVALGLVLGLAGALATTRFLQSQLANLSAFDPWTFGVVVVVLAVSALLACWLPAHRATKVNPVDALRAE; encoded by the coding sequence ATGATGACCCTGCGCCTCGCCTTCCGCTCGCTGCTGAGAAATCCTGGCTTCACCGCCACCGTCGTGCTCGTCCTCGCGCTCGGCATCGGCGCCACCACCGCCATCTTCAGCGTCATCCACGCGGTGCTGCTCCACCCGTTCCCCTACAAGCAGGGCAACGAGATCCTCTTCGTCGCCTCGATGCGCACCACCGAGCCGGACAGCCAGTTTTCCGTCACCTACCCGGATTTCCTCGACTGGCAAAAGGCCGCGCAGTCCACTGAGGAACTCGTCTACGCCGGCGCCGACGCGGTGACGCTCACCGGCATTCCCGAACCGGCTTCGCTCCGCAACGCCACCATCTCCTCCGGCGCCTGGTCGCTGCTCGGCATGCAGCCGATTCTCGGCCGCGTCTTCACCGCCGACGAAGATCGCCCCTCCGCCACGCCTGTCGTCGTGCTCAGCCACGCCACGTGGAAGAACCGCTTCGCGTCCGATCCGGCGATTCTCAACCGGATCATCCAGCTCAACGGCGTCGCCCACACCGTCATCGGCGTCATGCCGCCCAATTTCAAATTCTGGGCCGGCGACATCTGGACTCCCGTCGGCCTAAACGCCGGCACGCCCATCCTCCAAAGCCGCGTGCTGCGCACCGACGCCTGGGTCGTCACGCGCCCGAAGCCGGGCAAGACCATGGAGGACGTCCGCGCCGAGCTGAACGTCATCGCCGCGCAGATCGCGCAGCAACACCCGGACACCAACAAGGACGTGGGCGTCCGCCTCGAGCGCCTCGCCGCCAACACCGGCTCCCAACTGCGCGACCCGCTCATGATCCTCCTCGCCGCCGTCGGTGGTGTGCTGCTCATCGCTTGCGCCAACGTCGCCAATCTGCTCCTCGCGCGCACCACCGCGCGCCGCCGCGAGTTCGCCCTGCGCGCCGCCCTCGGCGCCGATCGCGGCCAGTTGCTCCGGCAAACCCTCCTCGAGGGCGTGCCGCTCGCGCTCCTCGGCGGTCTCGCCGGCGTGGTCCTCGCTTACTGGGGACTCGAGGCGATCCTCGCCGTGATCCCCGCCGACGCCGTGCCGGCCGAGTCCGAGATTCGCGTTAACGGCCTCGTCCTGCTCTTCTCACTCGCCGTCACGCTCGGCACTTTGCTGCTCTTCGCGCTCTTCCCCGCGCTCGAAGGCTCTCGCGCCGCACTCGCGCCCGGGCTCGCGGACGACGCACGCGGCACCGCCAGCGCGCGCACCGGCCGCGTCCGCTCCGGCCTCATCGTCGCAGAAGTCGCCCTCTCGCTCATGCTGCTCGTCGCCGCCGGGCTTCTCCTGCGGAATTTCGCGCGACTCCAGCGCGTCGATCTCGGTTTCGACCGCGAGCACCTCCTCGTCATTCCCATCCAGCTGCCCGAGTCGCGCTACGCCTCCACCGAGCAATCGACACAGTTTTTCGAGGCCGCCGTCGAGCGGCTCCGCCAGCTTCCTGTCGTCGCTTCCGTCGCACACTCCACCAATGTTCCGATGATGGGCGGCAGCGGCATGCCGCTGGTCGTCGAAGGCAAAACCTACAACTCGCTCGACGACCTGCAGAGCGTCCAGTTCACCTTCGGCACCGCCGACCTCCTCCGCGCCCAGGGCATCCGCCTCAAACGCGGCCGCGGCCTCGAGCCCACCGACACCGCCGGTTCGCAACCGGTGATCCTGCTCAACGAGGCCGCCGTGAAGCGCTTCCTGCCCGACGGCGATCCGCTCGGCAAACGGGTCATGCTCGGCGTTCCCGAACATCTCAACAAGGGCGGCATCCTCCCATCCGAACTGTCGAAAACCCAATGGGCCACCGTCGTCGGTGTCGTCGAGAACGTCCGCCATTTCGGTCCAGTGAGCAGCGATATATTCTCAGCTTACGCTCCGCTGCGCCAGGCGTGGGACTTCCCGCCGCTGCGCCGCGCGGGCTTCCTGCTCGTCCGCACAAAGGGCGCGCCGCTCGACGCGGTCCCGATGGTCCGCTCCACCCTCCGCGCCCTCGATCCCAATCTCCCCGTCGAACGCATCACGACGATGGATCTCACGCTGCGGGATTTCCTCCGCGGCACGCGCTTCAACACGCTCCTTCTCGGCCTGTTCGCCGGCACCGCCCTCGCTCTCGCGGCGGTCGGCATCTACGGCGTCGTCGCGTGGAACGTCACGCAACGCACGCGCGAGATCGGCGTCCGCCTCGCCCTCGGCGCCGAGCCGCGCGCCATCCTGCGCCTCGTCATTTCCCAATCCATGCGCGTCGTCGCCCTCGGCCTCGTGCTCGGACTCGCCGGCGCGCTCGCCACCACGCGTTTCCTCCAGTCGCAGCTCGCCAACCTCAGCGCGTTCGACCCCTGGACGTTCGGCGTGGTCGTCGTCGTGCTCGCCGTCTCCGCGCTGCTCGCCTGCTGGCTGCCCGCCCACCGTGCCACGAAGGTGAACCCCGTCGACGCCCTCCGCGCCGAATAG